A segment of the Bufo bufo chromosome 5, aBufBuf1.1, whole genome shotgun sequence genome:
GACTTCTGAAATCACCGCCGTGACCACAAATTCTAACCccataaccccccctccccctccgctGGCTCCTGGCTTGGCTTTTCTCTCACATCAGTTTTTCATACCAAGGACATGACGTGGGCAAATATCTGACACGGAACACCGTAAACAGAATGTATTTCCAGCGTTTTGGTCGAGGATTTAAtatcttcactttttttttttttgcccccatAAAAGATCAGTACGTAACATGACGACGGACTAGTGTGGGGACAACGACCCCATCCTCGGGCTGGCACTCGTGCCCTTGAACACTATTGGGTTTGCTAGTGCCCACTCTTGCCCCCATTCTCTTTCTAGGCGTCAATCCTAGTGTTTTACCCTAACCCTGTctccaagagcttacaatctaaagcTTGCACACGGATGCAGCAGAGCAGAACTGGTTACTTCTGCAGTGCACCCACTCTTTAGGTAAGGTTATTGGGGGAAGGAAAAACCTGCATTCAAcaaactcatctctgctacatctccaCCACTCAATCAATGCAAATTAACCCTACtatacttaattttttttccccaccaacACACAGGGTGTACACCACATCCCCACAGCCATGACTAAAAGCAGTAAAAACAAAACTTCAGTCACCCCCTCTATCAGGTCATCTCTTCTGCGAGCTGCCAGGGCGAAATGTTCCATGACACAGTCAGCGTTTGGCCAGCGCTACTCGGGGGGGGGGAGCTTGTTATCACTGTATAAGGCTATCAAATGATATACTTATATGTAGGTAGCAGTGCCGAGAAAGGCTATCAAACTATGTACATATACGGATGCAGCAGTGCCGATATTATTATGGTTCAGcagggctgagtttgccatatgGCAAAGCTCAACGTAGCATCATGGCATGCTTGGGACTGTGGGTAAACCTCCTGCACCATCTGGACCTCTTGCACAAGCCACAATATGATATATTTAAAtaaatgacaaactcagctctgctacatctgggcATATAACTAGAGATGGCTGCTCTTTCGGCGTGCACCCACATCTGCTTGCTTTCCTGCGCCTGCTTTGTTATGAGCAATATGACTGTAAACAGACAGAGCAAACATACTCCGATGGAAATACTAATATTTGGAcgcaggagggggagggggatgcgGCTGCAGGCTACAGGAAGGCAGCTATTTATGGCCAGTACTGGGCTCCAACCATGTTCCACCTGTCCATTTCTAAGCAAACAGCCATAACCTTCAGCATAGAGGCACGTCGTGCCTCATGCCTCCATGATATCCCAAGTTTTTAGTCACCTGACAAGTAAAAGAAAGAATGTTCCTCAGGAACTACAAATATGAGGCACTTTATACCTCGGGCCTCAGTGATATAATGGCATTTTATGAAGAGGGCCTCACCTTTCTTTGTCAGAGAAGACGAACTTCCTCAGCTTGAGGTCTCCTAAGACTATAGAAGATCGATGGCAGTGGGAAACGGCGCTGATGATCTGCTTGAACAACTTGGCCGCCTCCTCTTCGCCCAGCCTTTTGCAGCTTCGCACATAGGAGTGCATGTCACCGAACTCCTTCTCGAAGAACACATAGGCCTTGCTCTCTCCGTGGATAATCTCCACaatcccggtgatgttacggtgcCACGGCAGGTGGATGTAAGGCTGGATTTTTTTCTGGTAGTGCTTTAGGgggaaaacctaaaaaaaaaaaaatggaaaaggggAATAGAATACATTACAACAAAGCAACCAAATTTCACGTTCTGAGGTCATCAAGAATCATCATCTAGCACCATAAAATGTCTCAATATCTAAGCAGGCCCTTGGACAAAGCCGGCTTTCCGTGCATTCTCCATGCAGCAGCTCCAGGCAGGATTAAGGTTACCAGAGGGAGCGATGACGTCACTTGTCGGGTCCAATTAAAAGTCAGCTAAATGAGACCTCGGCTGTGTCATTCATGAGGGAAGCGGGGTGAATATCACATGGAAagtgcacccccccacccccaccccagagcAATTTTTAACCACCTGGAGACCTGCAAGAACTTGTAAATCCTGCAGGGTCATCAAGGATCGAAGGTTGCACCACCACAAAATGGGCATAGTGAGGCCACTTCTTCAGACTATCCATAAATGTCTAGACACACGATTGGCATCAATGAGAACTTCACCACCGTAGTGTGGAGAAGACACGCAGACTTTTCGAAGAAGGTCAGATGAGGTGACAGCACTGTGCACAGAGTCAATACAGAAACCAGGCGACAGtcaggcacttggagaagaacttGCTAGGGGCAGTCAAAAGTGGTCTACATCTCCACAAATTGGAAAAGGAAATAGTCCCTTCACAAGTCAATGAAGTCATAATTAGAGGAAGGTATCCTGGGTCCCTGGAGGAACAATCACTTAACAAAACTGATTGTACTGGGATAATGCAGGAAGCAAAGAACACAGTTCCCCTGAGACAACACATGGAACATGAAGCCATGCACCCCTGAGGCAGCAAAGGAAGCAGAAAGATGGCCCCCCTGGACCAACAGGATGAGGGACACACTAGACGTTGAGATCTGCTGTCTAATTCAGCCTGACAGTCATGAGTTCAGTTCTTGCCCAGGGGAGTCTCTAGGGACAATACAGCATCCTGATTACCTAGAAGCAGGACAGGGAGGTCCAACTTAGTTCAATATAGAGAGCATTTGAGGTGCTAGCAATGGCAAAGTAAGGTCACGTCAGTTGGGCTGGCCTGAGGGGGTCACCTATTATTTATGGTCAACAGACAATGAGAATCATCAGGTCAGCTCAAGACTGGCGGGTCACCAGTTCCATAAGGTACCCAGTTGGTAGGAATGAGGCATCTACATCTAGAAGTCCTTTTCTGTTTGGGTTCCTATAGGAATAAAGCAGGCAACACATCCTGCTTCCTCAAACTTCCCATGAGAGTCTACAGACTGATATCACCCCAGACCTTCCATTCCCCATGGGACTCTGCAGACTATAACACTGAAGATTATTCCTAACCTGGAGTTCCAATGATATTGAAAAACCAaaatattcaggtcacctcagaccTACATACTCTCACAGGACTGATGATCACCCCTGAGACTACAGATCCACCACCGTCAGGGCACCCCTTggcttggggttttcatgagactACAGTGTGATTGATGTCACCTTGAATGATACCATGAGACCCTATGAACAAAATTATGGGGACATCCCTGCTTTGGGGGTTCCATGATACACTGCAAACACCAGGCTGAAGATCACCTCTGCCAAAGCATACTGAGAACTTGGGGGCCCCGTGAGTCTCTGTAGACCTCACACTGAGGTCACCACAAGTTTTGGGGCTACCATGAGACACAGAGCATATTCTGGGCTTTGGAACTCCACACTGAGGTCACCAcaagttttggggttaccatgaGACACAGAAGATATTCATCACATTGAGGATAACCCCAGCTTTGGTGCTCCACATTGAGGTCACCAcaagttttggggttaccatgaGACACAGAAGATATTCATTACATTGAGGATAACCCCAGCTTTGGTGCTCCACATTGAGGTCACCAcaagttttggggttaccatgaGACATGGGGCACTGGTGATAACCCCAGCTTTGGAGCTCCACACTGAGGTCACCCCAAGTTTTGAGGTTACCATGAGAACACAAAGCTTACTCATTACACTGAGGATAAACCCAAGCTTTGGGGCACCACACTGAGGTCACCCCAGGTTTGATGACTTTGGCAGAGCACATTGGGTCTCCCCTCACAGCAGACAACACATTGAGGGCACCCCACACATCCAGGTCCACAGTGCCCTGGGCTCACCTTGCACTGCAGCTCCTCTCCAGTGTGCAGGTTGAGGGCTCTGGACACGTTCTCCCGATCTCCAGCAGGTAGCAGCAGGTAATTCCCTATGCAGGTAGGTCCTTGGTGTTGAGAAGAAGCACTGTGCAGGTCTGGGGGTTGTGGGGAACCAGGAGAAGGTAGCAGTCCATTGTCTGAAGGAGAATCATTCAGCCTGGGGCACTTAGCAGGTGGCTCATCGCTCTCCAGTCTTTTGGGGTGAGCCCTACAGGCAGCCAGGCGGGGGGCTCCCAGCCGGCTCTGTCTCTGCACGTTGGCAATCATGAGGGTGGAGAAGAAAGAGTCCTAAGAAGAAGGAggtgaagaagaagaaggagtAGTAGTAATCATCCAGCGATGGTGCAAGGTCCAGGCCAGGAGGAGCAGCCGAGGTCGCCCAGGGCTCATCCAGTCTTTCCTATGAGATGCAGCCTGGCTGAGCTCCTGACTGCATCTGCTCCACAGCAGGACCTGGCTGACTATTACTGCACCTCCTCCTGGGTGACTGACTCCCTGCCGCACACCGAGCCCTCCCCGGGTGACTCACCCCCTCTGACACACTGTGTGTGTATTGTGAGGAGCCCCGCCCCCAGGGCTTGTGCAACACATTCATAATCCCATTACAGTCATGGAAAGAGGAGGGGCCTGCAGCAGGGAGGCCACGCCCGCTCCTCTGCTTGCATCATCCCCCCTGGCTGGCACTCAGCTCTCTCTGCCTGGGACTCTGTTGCCTTCATTTTCATCATGCAGCCCGGGATTGCACACTGTGTCAGGGGCTATTGCATTcgtaagatgtagcagagccgaattGCTTCATTGACCCTTTGAAGGTTGCAATTTGTGCGTGCCACCGAGAGCAGGTGTCGAccagctcagctctgctacatctgctccTCCTGGAGTCTACAGAGACTTCTCCAATGCCTTAAAATACCAGCTGCAAGAATTTTAATGAAGGTTAAAACTAGCATGAATGATATAAGATGAGTcccacagatgtagcagagctgaattggtTATTCTCTTTAGGGGTGTCATCATCGGTGCAGCCACGAGCAGGATGACCTGCAGCCTTATATAATAACGTGTGCCAAATGACCtgctcagcactgctacatctgctcCTTGTGTGGGCTGCAGAGCTCTAGCTGCAAGGATTTTAATatccaagaaaataaaaaataaaaaaatgcatgaaTTAGAcccgtagatgtagcagagctgaatatgcaaaTTATTGTGCTTGTACGTAGGGCGGTTGTAATTACACATACTGTCCACTAGGGGGAGTCGAGGGAGTGTTATACTGGACGGATGGTTACATTATAGTTTTGTAATGTTACATTATTTAGAAGACAAGTTTTATTgtactgttctttttttttttttgtttatcaaGTTGTCTCTCCCACTGCTAGAGACCCCCCTAAAAACCAAAGCAGCCACATGTAATACTACATGCTAAGGGTCTCAGGCAACCCTCTACTATATCCCCTATTAGATCATATGGACGACATAGGGTCTCCCACCAGGGACCACCCTCAATGAGCCTGAGGGGTAGCATCCCAGGGTCTTGGCTGTGATGACACAATAATCCTATAAAAGGCATTGATCAACTATCCGCGTATGTATGTTCGCTTGGAGGCACAACGA
Coding sequences within it:
- the TRIB1 gene encoding tribbles homolog 1, whose translation is MIANVQRQSRLGAPRLAACRAHPKRLESDEPPAKCPRLNDSPSDNGLLPSPGSPQPPDLHSASSQHQGPTCIGNYLLLPAGDRENVSRALNLHTGEELQCKVFPLKHYQKKIQPYIHLPWHRNITGIVEIIHGESKAYVFFEKEFGDMHSYVRSCKRLGEEEAAKLFKQIISAVSHCHRSSIVLGDLKLRKFVFSDKERTQLRLESLEDAHIIKGEDDALSDKHGCPAYVSPEILNTTGTYSGKSADVWSLGVMLFTLLVGRYPFHDTDPSSLFSKIRRGQFCIPDHVSPKARCLIRSLLRKEPSERLTADEILLHPWFEATTHPSYADQESSNTDQLVPDVPQNCDDLESFFC